TTGCCAATAGTTATAATGCGGGCTTTGAGCAATCTGATCAAATTGAATCTCTACACCGTGGGCTTGCGCCCGGCGGACCGCTTCTTTGTTGGTAATTTTTTCGGCTACAGATACTTGAGCGACGAAAGGCAGACGCCAGTCGTAACCATAGTTTGGTATACCCATTAAAATTTTCTCCGGCGGAATCTCGCTGACACCGTACTCGATAACCTCCCGCACCTTATTGATAGGAGCTACTGCCATCGGCGGCCCGTATGTATACCCCCACTCATAGGTCATCAGCAGGACAAAATTTGCCGCCTGGCCCATCCCGGCGTAGTCATGGCCTTGATACAGTAAACCCGGCTGGTCCGCTGAGGTTTTTGGTGCCAGGGCTACCGTCACCAAAAATCCTTCTGGATTATACATTTGCGTGGCTTTGGACACTAGGGCTGTATACTGATCTCTGTTTTGTACTGGTACATATTCAAAGTCAAAATCCACGCCAAAAAGGTTTTTCGTTTTCATCTCATTGAGAATTTCCTGAAGCAGACGGTTTACCGCCTCTGGATTCTCTAAAACCGTGCTGACCAACTGTTCCGAAAACTTTCCCTGTTGATCCATTGGCGTCATCACCATCATGGCCCCTACTCCTGCTTGATCGGCGGCTTCGATGAGCGCCTGGTCGTCTAGCGGAATCAGATTGCCTTCTGGTGTCATGCCATAGCTGAATGTGGCAATCAGTGACAGGTCTGACAGCCAGGAGTTCAGGACCATAGGCTCTACACTTGGATAAACATATCCATTTACAATTATCTCATCCATATAAAAAGCACCCCCAAGTACATTTTATGCCTTGGCAGGTGCTTTTATTATGTAGGAAATCCCGTGTTGTATACAAAAATTGCTATTTATTGACAAAATACCAGATTCAGTATATAGTAGTAAAAAATTAAAGTTGATGTTTGAGGGAGACGTGTATGAAAAATTTATCTATATCCAAAAAGCTGGCTATATCTTTTTCAGCTATTTTAATTCTTTTCGTTATTACCGTCGTGATTTCTGTCTTTGCAGGACTGGAGAACATAACCGCATCTTTTGAAAAGTTCTTTACGAGCCCTTATACGGTGACCAATACGGTAAATAATATGCGAAGACAATTGCAGGGAATACAAAAAGACATGTCATATGTTCTAATTGACGAGGAGGCTAATCGTCAGGTATGGCTGGATGACTTGGATGGCCGGGTAACCGACTTTGAAGGGTCCATTGCCAAAATCGAACCACTCTTACAGTCGGATGATGGGGTAAAAAAGGTTGAAGAAATAAAAGAGGAATGGGAACAGATTGAATTAATAAGAGGAAAATTCACTGATTCTGTGAACAACAATGATATGGCAGGGGCAAAGGCCCTCTTATTAAATGAATATTATCCGGCCTCTTTAACTTTGGTGGACTCTTCAAAGGAACTTATCGATTTGGCTGATGGTTTTGCTACCGACTATTACAATGGGACGCAAAAGGTGGCCCAGTCGGTACTTGTCATTTCTATTGCACTTTTTATCATATCTTTGATTCTAGGCATCGTCCTATGTCTCTATATCATACGAGCCATTATAAAACCATTAAAAGAAATTGAGGTTGCTTCCGGTCTGCTGGCAGATGGCAATCTGAATGCTCAGATTACATACGAATCAAAGGACGAACTTGGCTCTGTAGCCGGCAGTGTTCGAACGGTAATTGAAACTTTGAGGCTTTATATCTTTGATATTTCAGAAAAGCTGGGAGAGATTTCTAAAGGAAACTTAGATTTGTCTGTAGATACAAATTACAAAAATGATTTCTTGCCGATAAAGAGATCCCTTGAGAATATTATTTCATCTCAGAGCGAAACCTTCTCACAGATTGCGGTTTCAGCCGATCAGGTGAATACTGGGGCCAGTCAGATTTCATCAGGAGCACAGGCCTTGTCCTCCGGAGCGACAGAACAAGCCGCAACCGTTGAAGAGCTCACGGCATCGATTATCAGCATATCCCAGCAAGCCGAGCAAAATACAGAAAATGTTCAAAAATCTGTCGTATATGTTGAAGAGGCAGGGCGGAACATCATGGACAGCAATGAACATATGCAGAGTCTTAATTCTTCCATGCGGCAGATTAGCGACGATTCCCAGGAGATTTCCAAAATTACTAAGCTGGTGGAGGATATTGCCTTTCAGAC
The genomic region above belongs to Aminipila butyrica and contains:
- a CDS encoding glycosyl hydrolase family 18 protein gives rise to the protein MDEIIVNGYVYPSVEPMVLNSWLSDLSLIATFSYGMTPEGNLIPLDDQALIEAADQAGVGAMMVMTPMDQQGKFSEQLVSTVLENPEAVNRLLQEILNEMKTKNLFGVDFDFEYVPVQNRDQYTALVSKATQMYNPEGFLVTVALAPKTSADQPGLLYQGHDYAGMGQAANFVLLMTYEWGYTYGPPMAVAPINKVREVIEYGVSEIPPEKILMGIPNYGYDWRLPFVAQVSVAEKITNKEAVRRAQAHGVEIQFDQIAQSPHYNYWQERAIPMEDGTEEMAYDQHEVWFEDSRSYQAKMDLVKEYGLAGISIWNIMSYDPNLVNEINRNFSVLKVF
- a CDS encoding methyl-accepting chemotaxis protein, with product MKNLSISKKLAISFSAILILFVITVVISVFAGLENITASFEKFFTSPYTVTNTVNNMRRQLQGIQKDMSYVLIDEEANRQVWLDDLDGRVTDFEGSIAKIEPLLQSDDGVKKVEEIKEEWEQIELIRGKFTDSVNNNDMAGAKALLLNEYYPASLTLVDSSKELIDLADGFATDYYNGTQKVAQSVLVISIALFIISLILGIVLCLYIIRAIIKPLKEIEVASGLLADGNLNAQITYESKDELGSVAGSVRTVIETLRLYIFDISEKLGEISKGNLDLSVDTNYKNDFLPIKRSLENIISSQSETFSQIAVSADQVNTGASQISSGAQALSSGATEQAATVEELTASIISISQQAEQNTENVQKSVVYVEEAGRNIMDSNEHMQSLNSSMRQISDDSQEISKITKLVEDIAFQTNILALNAAVEAARAGSAGKGFAVVADEVRTLAARSAEAAKQTAELIEKSVVTVSQGERIAGDTLKRLLEASEKAELAVQSIREIEAAISEQATSIEQINDGLAQVSAVVQTNAATAEENSASSEELAAQAQTLEAEVRKFKLSDTYQMK